In one window of Rhizobium oryzihabitans DNA:
- a CDS encoding phage major tail tube protein — MARKIGQITQSDCYINEVDVCGRVAELDMGEIAHAEIEHQTLGMIGVLKLPGRPVQAIDGKITFEWLDEEVSRTILNPTKVHKLQLHSYVDVFDGEGLNSNQSHTLITHIGFQMMKTGGRTAKLGENLGQEHDISISSFKQSIYGGETPIIEFDAWNNIYRINGADVWPR; from the coding sequence ATGGCACGTAAAATCGGTCAGATCACGCAGTCCGACTGCTACATCAACGAGGTTGATGTGTGCGGGCGCGTGGCCGAGCTGGACATGGGCGAAATCGCCCATGCCGAGATCGAACACCAGACGCTCGGCATGATCGGCGTCCTGAAGCTCCCCGGTCGCCCGGTGCAGGCGATTGACGGCAAGATCACCTTCGAATGGCTGGACGAAGAAGTGTCCCGCACGATCCTCAACCCGACCAAGGTGCACAAGCTCCAGCTTCATTCCTATGTCGATGTATTCGATGGCGAAGGACTGAACAGCAACCAGTCCCATACGCTGATCACCCACATCGGCTTCCAGATGATGAAGACGGGCGGCCGCACCGCCAAGCTCGGGGAAAATCTCGGGCAGGAGCACGATATTTCCATCAGCTCCTTCAAGCAGTCCATCTATGGCGGCGAAACCCCGATCATCGAATTTGATGCGTGGAACAACATCTATCGCATCAATGGCGCAGACGTTTGGCCGCGCTGA
- a CDS encoding tape measure protein — MKFQMIFEGVDRASKIMNKLKAAEDKTAKAMRAGAKAGAAASAGATRATERHASALSKIGSIARSAYNGVVAGAQAAARATVALHNKTIALAKSGLGQVASGAGKTFRGVALAAGVATVAVGAASLAAGQLIGTASKFEKFQTILETTEGSSAKAKDAMAWVTNFAAKTPYELDGVMDSFVKLRAYGLDPTNGLLRDLGDASAAMGKPLEQAVEAIADAVTGENERLKEFGIRAAKDGDEIAYSYTINGQKRIAKALASDPGGIQKVLQKIMSDRFSGAMDKLSRTWEGMISNLGDLWMQFQLAIMNAGLFDWMKSKLEMVLATVNRMADDGTLQQWATYISNRLVTVLTAAWEFATGVYQVLSRLGEYLSVAAEYVGGWERLAAILAGMAFAPILISTAAGLVQIAMGLSMLSAALMANPIALAIAAIVAGAALIYLNWEPIKAFFIDLWNSMANAATNAWNTVKGWIGFDPMPVLSKLWDAHQLLAAMGIEALRGLVEAAWSNLKAVLEWSPVETISRLWAGLSTTATEAVESAFAAVDAVWSRIKALFEWSPVEAIQRSWAGISDALGGLIDGAAARAGAAWEKVKSVLSFSGDDTAETPAAPATMTDAVALRENATVALQKLAELDAAAAKLVPSITNVIGQARSYLAGVSFYDQGAALMDTMAAGMRARAAVVVEEIQRMTQTIRDHLPSSPAKIGPLSDIHRLKFGETIAASIRAEPMVKAMRAASAATMAAAAISAPNVATASTGADAARAQVARASVQSAAPASSGNVYHFSPTVPIPAGAGAPADIKQAVKDALRESGREFAAMMEEEDRRRGRRET, encoded by the coding sequence ATGAAGTTCCAGATGATTTTCGAGGGCGTGGATCGCGCCAGCAAAATCATGAACAAGCTCAAGGCCGCCGAAGACAAGACGGCGAAGGCCATGCGGGCGGGTGCAAAAGCTGGCGCTGCCGCTTCAGCCGGTGCCACGCGGGCGACGGAACGTCATGCATCGGCACTTTCAAAAATCGGCTCCATCGCCCGTTCGGCGTACAACGGCGTTGTTGCAGGTGCGCAGGCCGCCGCCCGTGCGACCGTCGCTCTGCACAATAAGACCATTGCGTTAGCGAAATCGGGTTTAGGGCAAGTTGCCTCCGGAGCCGGAAAAACCTTTCGCGGAGTGGCGCTTGCCGCAGGGGTTGCGACCGTCGCGGTCGGAGCTGCTAGTTTGGCTGCGGGCCAACTGATTGGCACCGCATCAAAATTCGAAAAATTCCAGACCATTCTCGAAACGACAGAAGGCTCCAGCGCCAAAGCCAAAGATGCGATGGCGTGGGTGACCAACTTCGCAGCGAAAACACCGTACGAACTGGACGGCGTTATGGACAGCTTTGTGAAGCTGCGAGCGTATGGCCTTGACCCCACTAACGGTCTACTTCGTGATCTTGGTGATGCATCCGCCGCGATGGGGAAGCCGCTTGAACAGGCGGTGGAAGCCATCGCGGACGCCGTGACGGGTGAGAATGAGCGCCTGAAGGAATTTGGTATTCGTGCCGCCAAAGATGGCGATGAGATCGCGTACTCCTACACCATCAACGGCCAAAAAAGGATCGCCAAGGCACTGGCATCGGACCCCGGCGGCATCCAGAAAGTACTGCAAAAAATTATGTCTGATCGCTTTTCCGGAGCGATGGACAAGCTATCCCGCACATGGGAGGGCATGATTTCCAATCTTGGCGATCTTTGGATGCAATTCCAGCTCGCTATAATGAACGCCGGTCTTTTCGACTGGATGAAGTCGAAACTTGAAATGGTTCTCGCCACCGTCAACCGTATGGCGGACGATGGCACCCTACAGCAGTGGGCGACCTACATCAGTAACCGCCTCGTGACAGTGCTTACTGCGGCATGGGAATTTGCCACTGGCGTCTATCAGGTGCTCTCGCGCCTTGGCGAATACCTCTCCGTCGCTGCTGAATATGTTGGTGGATGGGAGCGCCTTGCCGCTATTCTCGCGGGCATGGCCTTTGCGCCGATCCTGATTTCCACAGCGGCCGGTCTCGTCCAGATCGCCATGGGCCTGTCGATGCTGAGCGCGGCGCTAATGGCCAATCCCATTGCGCTTGCCATTGCTGCCATCGTCGCCGGTGCTGCTCTGATCTATCTCAACTGGGAGCCGATCAAGGCGTTCTTTATCGATCTTTGGAACTCAATGGCCAATGCCGCGACCAATGCCTGGAACACCGTCAAAGGCTGGATCGGCTTTGATCCTATGCCCGTTCTTTCCAAACTTTGGGACGCCCACCAGTTACTCGCCGCAATGGGTATTGAGGCGTTGCGCGGCCTTGTAGAGGCGGCATGGAGTAATCTTAAAGCCGTCCTTGAATGGTCTCCTGTCGAGACGATTTCAAGGCTTTGGGCTGGCCTGTCCACGACAGCGACAGAAGCGGTGGAAAGCGCGTTTGCAGCCGTAGACGCTGTTTGGTCGCGGATCAAAGCGTTGTTCGAATGGTCACCGGTCGAGGCAATCCAGAGATCGTGGGCCGGGATTTCCGATGCGCTTGGCGGATTGATCGACGGCGCAGCCGCCCGAGCTGGTGCAGCATGGGAAAAGGTGAAATCGGTTTTGAGCTTCAGCGGTGATGATACCGCTGAAACGCCCGCCGCACCCGCCACCATGACGGACGCCGTTGCTTTGCGCGAAAACGCAACCGTCGCCTTGCAGAAACTTGCGGAACTGGACGCTGCCGCCGCCAAACTCGTGCCGTCGATCACCAATGTCATCGGGCAGGCCCGCAGCTATCTTGCCGGGGTATCATTCTACGATCAGGGTGCAGCGCTGATGGACACCATGGCGGCGGGCATGCGGGCGCGTGCCGCTGTTGTGGTCGAAGAAATCCAGCGCATGACGCAGACGATACGCGATCACCTGCCGTCCTCGCCTGCGAAGATTGGGCCGCTTTCTGACATTCATCGCCTCAAATTTGGGGAAACTATCGCCGCATCGATCCGGGCCGAACCGATGGTCAAGGCCATGCGCGCCGCATCGGCCGCGACCATGGCGGCCGCCGCGATCTCCGCGCCGAACGTCGCGACCGCATCCACCGGCGCTGACGCCGCCCGTGCGCAGGTTGCTCGCGCATCCGTCCAGTCAGCGGCTCCCGCCAGTTCGGGAAACGTCTACCATTTCAGCCCGACCGTCCCGATCCCGGCCGGAGCCGGTGCGCCTGCCGATATCAAGCAGGCCGTGAAGGACGCGTTGCGGGAAAGTGGCCGGGAGTTCGCGGCCATGATGGAAGAAGAAGATCGCCGTAGGGGCAGAAGGGAAACGTAA
- a CDS encoding phage tail protein: protein MIYLLGTIPFGVAPLTGPVSHGIERAGTFVQHATTRGKPALQEIGEELDTQSFSFFFSEEFCDPAAELAKLEIAFAVKSPLPLSLGDGTFTGKRYVIESLSLGITKTNRSGSPVRIEATMGLLEDPLAGGLFAQLTSIAKSRATALSGSATTNPQVRK, encoded by the coding sequence GTGATCTATCTTCTCGGCACCATCCCCTTCGGCGTTGCGCCACTGACCGGCCCCGTGTCGCACGGCATCGAGCGTGCGGGAACCTTCGTCCAGCATGCCACCACGCGGGGTAAACCGGCTCTTCAGGAGATTGGCGAAGAACTCGATACGCAGTCCTTCAGCTTCTTCTTTTCTGAGGAATTCTGCGACCCGGCCGCCGAACTGGCGAAGCTGGAAATCGCCTTTGCGGTCAAGTCACCGCTGCCCTTGTCGCTTGGCGACGGCACTTTTACCGGCAAGCGCTACGTGATCGAAAGCCTGTCGCTCGGGATCACCAAGACGAACCGCAGCGGCAGCCCCGTTAGAATTGAGGCCACCATGGGCTTGCTGGAAGACCCGCTGGCGGGTGGCCTGTTCGCGCAACTGACCTCAATCGCCAAGAGCCGTGCCACGGCGCTCTCCGGCAGCGCCACCACCAATCCGCAGGTGCGTAAATGA
- a CDS encoding tail protein X, producing MTVKLTGEYFEHRTIAGDRWDLLAYRYYGDQYKQTVILEANRHLILDDLAVQPLMLPQGVTLKIPVIEEEAANTSLLPPWKRDKPDYGV from the coding sequence ATGACGGTGAAGCTGACAGGAGAGTATTTCGAGCACAGGACAATTGCCGGGGATCGCTGGGATTTGCTGGCCTATCGCTATTACGGTGACCAGTACAAACAGACGGTCATTTTAGAGGCCAACCGGCACCTGATCCTTGATGACCTGGCTGTGCAGCCGCTCATGCTGCCGCAGGGTGTCACGCTCAAAATTCCGGTGATTGAGGAAGAGGCCGCTAACACCAGCCTGTTACCGCCGTGGAAGCGCGACAAGCCGGATTATGGTGTTTGA
- a CDS encoding phage late control D family protein produces the protein MATKPYFSLIYRGVDISSDIKPMTTSITYTDKAHGEIDEIDVTVQDKDGLWKNDWLPEKGDTMALTIFDGAGGVLPCGTFEMDEPEASGSRSGDEMTIRGLAAPISKPLRTQKTRAFEKQSLRQIVEKVAGENSLSVEGDIEEQNFQRVTQRRERDLEFLTRLAEDTGHYFSVRGNRAIFTSIKSVDGRAAALTISHAQLGLQLLNYRFRFQTDKTYSKAKVTAMDENQKSKIEAEVEDSDVKTGDVLNITGERVENAAQAEKLAKSRLHRKNRKSLSGSVELVGNVSAVAGVVVETSGFGRYDTLLVIDSSRHTMSRGGYTTGAELVKAKR, from the coding sequence ATGGCGACGAAACCTTATTTCTCGCTCATCTATAGGGGCGTCGATATCTCATCGGATATCAAGCCCATGACCACGTCGATCACCTATACCGACAAGGCTCACGGTGAGATCGATGAAATCGACGTGACAGTGCAGGACAAGGATGGCCTCTGGAAGAATGACTGGCTTCCGGAGAAGGGCGACACCATGGCGCTCACCATCTTCGACGGCGCAGGCGGCGTGCTTCCCTGCGGCACCTTCGAAATGGATGAACCGGAAGCGTCGGGCAGTCGGAGCGGCGACGAAATGACCATTCGCGGGCTTGCCGCGCCGATCTCGAAACCGCTCCGGACCCAGAAAACCCGTGCCTTCGAAAAGCAGTCGCTACGCCAGATCGTGGAAAAGGTCGCAGGCGAAAACAGTTTGTCGGTCGAAGGCGACATCGAGGAGCAGAATTTCCAGCGCGTTACCCAGCGCAGGGAACGTGACCTTGAGTTTCTAACGCGGCTTGCCGAAGACACCGGGCATTATTTCAGCGTGCGGGGCAATCGAGCGATTTTTACCAGCATCAAATCCGTGGATGGCCGTGCCGCCGCCCTGACCATCAGCCATGCGCAGCTCGGGCTGCAATTGCTGAACTACCGTTTTCGTTTCCAGACCGACAAGACCTATTCCAAGGCCAAGGTGACGGCCATGGACGAAAACCAGAAGTCCAAGATCGAAGCCGAAGTTGAGGACAGTGACGTAAAGACTGGTGACGTGCTCAACATCACCGGGGAGCGGGTGGAAAATGCTGCGCAGGCCGAAAAGCTCGCGAAATCCCGCCTGCATCGCAAGAATCGGAAATCGCTGTCCGGATCGGTCGAGCTGGTCGGCAATGTCTCGGCCGTCGCCGGCGTCGTAGTCGAGACCAGCGGTTTCGGCCGTTACGACACGCTTCTGGTCATCGACAGTTCCAGACACACAATGAGCCGTGGCGGCTATACAACGGGGGCAGAGCTTGTCAAAGCGAAGCGATAG
- a CDS encoding PAAR domain-containing protein: MPKIVRLGDASTHGGTVISSAANWSAEGALIARKGDMHSCPIPGHGVTPIVTGSGKYSCEGAPIARDGDICGCGAALISGAAKWEVD, from the coding sequence ATGCCGAAGATTGTCCGTCTTGGTGACGCATCCACGCACGGCGGCACCGTGATATCAAGCGCCGCGAACTGGTCCGCTGAGGGGGCGCTGATCGCCCGGAAAGGCGACATGCATTCCTGCCCCATTCCCGGCCATGGCGTCACGCCCATTGTCACGGGTTCGGGAAAGTACAGTTGCGAGGGCGCACCCATCGCCCGCGACGGCGATATCTGCGGCTGCGGCGCTGCCCTGATCTCTGGCGCTGCTAAATGGGAGGTGGATTAG
- a CDS encoding GPW/gp25 family protein: protein MIDKDKITHRHWSMKVGRADPQTAIAPDTYGQIVTAVEDLSQSMTNLILTPKGSVPTEPEKGVDILGSIDRHPDIGIPYLTREIWDQIAIWEPRVTVERVVVNMVQFSHFQTQVFWRPVQSVLDDLQVTEVVYNG from the coding sequence ATGATCGACAAGGATAAAATCACCCACCGCCACTGGTCCATGAAGGTCGGCCGCGCCGATCCTCAGACCGCCATTGCGCCGGACACCTACGGCCAGATCGTTACGGCGGTCGAAGACCTGTCGCAGTCGATGACCAACCTTATCCTGACGCCAAAAGGCTCGGTTCCGACCGAACCAGAAAAGGGTGTCGATATTCTCGGCTCCATCGACCGGCACCCGGATATCGGCATTCCCTACCTGACCCGCGAGATTTGGGACCAGATCGCGATCTGGGAGCCGCGTGTCACCGTCGAGCGTGTCGTGGTCAACATGGTGCAGTTTTCCCATTTCCAGACACAGGTTTTCTGGCGGCCGGTTCAGTCCGTGCTGGACGATCTTCAGGTAACGGAGGTCGTTTATAATGGCTGA